cgcaacaacaacaacaacaacaacaacaacaacaacaacaacgacaacaacaacaacaacaacaacaacaacaacaacaacaacaacagcaacagcaacaacagcaacagcaacaacagcaacaacaacaacaacagcaacagcaacagcaactagaacaacagacacaacaacaacaacaacaacaacaacaacaacaacaacaacagcagcaacaacaacaacaacaacaacaacaacatcaacaacaacaccaacagcaaccacaacaccaaccgcaacaacaacaacaacaacaacaacaagaaaaacaacaccaacaacaacaccaccaccaacaacaacaacagcaacaacaacaacaacaacaacaacgacgacaacaacaacaacaacaaccacaacaacaacaaccacaacaacaacaaccacaacaacaacaaccacaacaacaacaacaacaacaacaaaaagaacaacaacaacaacaacaacgacgaaatcaacaacaacaacatcaacagcgacaacaaccacaacgacaacaacaacaacgataacaacgacaacaaatcaacaaaaacaccaacaacagcaacggcagcagcaacaacaacaacaacaacaacaacaacaacaacaagaagaagaagaagaacaacaacaacaacaacaataacaacaacaacaaccacaacaaaaacaacaacaacaacaacgacaacaacaaaaagaacaaccacaacaaccacaacaacaacaacaaccacaacaaccacaacaacaacaacaacaacaacaacaacaaaaacaaaaacaaaaacaatgacaacaacaacaacaagaacaaaaataacaacaaaaataacaacgacaacaacaacaacaacaacaacaacaacaacaactactactactactactacaacagcaacaacaacaacaacaacaacaacaacaacacaacaacaacaacaacaacaacaacaacaacaacaacaacaacaacaacaccaccaacaacaacaacaacaccaacaccaccaccaacaacaacaacagcaacagcaacagcaacaacagcaacagcaacaacagcaacaacaacaacagcaacagcaacaacagcaacagcaacaacaacaacagacacaacaacaacaacaacaacaacaacaacaacaacaacagcagcaacatcaacaacaacaccaacagcaaccacaacaccaaccgcaacaacaacaacaacaacaacaacaacaacaaaaacaacaccaacaacaacaccaccaccaacaacaacagcaacaacaccaacaacaacaacaacgacaacaacaacaacaacgacaacaacaacaacaacaacaacaacaacaaccacaacaacaacaacaacaacaacaacaacaacaacaacaaaaagaacaacaacaacaacgacgacgacgaaatcaacaacaacaacatcaacagcgacaacaaccacaacgacaacaacaacaacaacgataacaacgacaacaaatcaacgaaaacaccaacaacagcaacggcagcagcaacaacaacaacaacaacaacgacaacaatgacaacaacaacaacaacaacaacaacaacaacaacaacaacaacaacaacaacaacgacaacaacaacaacaacaacaacaacaacaacaacaacaacaagaacaacaacaacaacaacaacaacaacaacaaccaccacaacgacaacaacaacaacaacaaaaagaacaaccacaacaaccacaacaacaacaaccacaacaaccacaacaacaacgacaacaacaacaacaacaacaacaacaacgacaacaacaacaacaacaacaacaacaacaacaaaaacaacaacaacaacaactacaacaacaacaacgacgacaacaacaacaacaacaacatcaacaacaagaacaaaaacaacgacgaccataacaacaacaacaacaacagcaacagcaacaacaacaaaaacaaaaacaacaagagcaacaccaACGCAAcagcaataagaacaacaacaagaaagcaacaaaaataacaacaacaacaagaagaacaacaacaaaaacaacaacaccaacaacaacaacagcaacaacaacaacagcaacaacaacaacaacaacaacaacaacaacaacaacaacaacgacaacgacaacaacaacaaaaaaacaacaacaataccaacaacagcaacggcagcagcagcagcaacaacaacaacaacaacaacaacaacaacaacaacacaacaacaacaacaacaacaacaacaacaacaacaacaccaccaacaacaacaacagcaacaacaccaacaccaccaccaccaccaacaacaacagcaacagcaacagcaacaacagcaacagcaacaacagcaacaacagcaacagcaacagcaacaacagcaacagcaacaacaacaacagacacaacaacaacaacaacaacaacaacaacaacaacaacagcaacaacaacaacaacagcaacatcaacaacaacaccaacagcaaccacaacaccaaccgcaacaacaacaacaacaacaacaacaacaaaaacaacaccaacaacaacaccaccaccaacaacaacaacagcaacaacaacaacaacaacaacgacaacgacaacaacaacaacaacaacaacaacaacaacaacaaccacaacaacaacaaccacaacaacaacaacaacaacaacaacaacaacaacaacaacaacaataacgacgaaatcaacaacaacaacatcaacagcgacaacaaccacaacgacaacaacaacaacgataacaacgtcaacaaatcaacaaaaacaccaacaacagcaacggcagcaacaacaacaacaacaacaacaacaacaccaacagcaaccacaacaccaaccgcaacaacaacaacaacaacaacaacgacaacgacaacaaaaacaacaccaacaacaacaccaccaccaacaacaacaacagcaacaacaacaacaacaacaacaacaacgacgacaacaacaacaacaacaacaacaacaacaacaacaacaacaacaacaacaaccacaacaacaacaaccacaacaacaacaacaacaacaaaaagaacaacaacaacaacgacgacgacgaaatcaacaacaacaacatcaacagcgacaacaaccacaacgacaacaacaacaacgataacaacgacaacaaatcaacaaaaacaccaacaacagcaacggcagcaacaacaacaacaacaacaacaacaacaacaacaacaacaataacaacaacaacaacaacaacaacaagaacaagaacaacaacaacaacaacaacaaccacaacaacaacaacaacaacaacgacaacaacaacaacaacaaaaagaacaaccacaacaaccacaacaacaacaacaaccacaacaaccacaacaacaacaacaacaacaacaacaacaacaacaacaacaacaacaacaacaacaacatcaacagcaacaaccgcaacaacaacaacaacaacaacaacaacaacaacaacagcagcagcaacaacaacaacaacaacaacaacatcaacaacaacaccaacagcaaccacaacaccaaccgcaacaacaacaacaacaacaacaacaagaaaaacaacaccaacaacaacaccaccaccaacaacaacaacagcaacaacaacaacaacaacaacaacaacgacgacaacaacaacaacaacaaccacaacaacaacaaccacaacaacaacaaccacaacaacaacaacaacaacaacaaaaagaacaacaacaacaacaacaacaacgacgaaatcaacaacaacaacatcaacagcgacaacaaccacaacgacaacaacaacaacgataacaacgacaacaaatcaacaaaaacaccaacaacagcaacggcagtagcaacaacaacaacaacaacaacaacaacaacaacaacaacaacaacaacaacaacaacaagaagaagaagaagaacaacaacaacaacaacaacaacaacaacaaccacaacaaaaacaacaacaacaacaacgacaacaacaacaacaacaaaaagaacaaccacaacaaccacaacaacaacaacaaccacaacaaccacaacaacaacaacaacaacaacaacaacaacaacaacaaaaacaaaaacaatgacaacaacaacaacaagaacaaaaacaacaacaaaaacaacaacgacaacaacaacaacaacaacaacaactactactactactactacaacagcaacaacaacaacaacaataacaacaacaacaacaacaacacaacaacaacaacaacaacaacaacaacaacaacaacaacaacaccaacaacaacaacaacaacaccaacaccaccaccaacaacaacaacagcaacagcaacagcaacaacagcaacagcaacaacagcaacaacaacaacagcaacaacaacaacaacagcaacagcaacaacagcaatagcaacaacaacaacagacacaacaacaacaacaacaacaacaacaacaacagcaacatcaacaacaacaccaacagcaaccacaacaccaaccgcaacaacaacaacaacaacaacaacaacaaaaacaacaccaacaacaacaccaccaccaacaacaacagcaacaacaccaacaacaacaacaacgacaacaacaacaacaacaacgacaacaacaacaacaacaacaacaacaacaaccacaacaacaacaacaacaacaacaacaacaacaacaaaaacaacaacaacaacaacaacaacgacgaaatcaacaacaacaacatcaacagcaacaacaaccacaacgacaacaacaacaacaacgataacaacgacaacaaatcaacgaaaacaccaacaacagcaacggcagcagcaacaacaacaacaacaacgacaacaatgacaacaacaacaacaacaacaacaacaacaacaacaacaacaacaacaacaacaacaacagcaacgacaacagcaacgacaacaacaacaacaacaacaacaacaacaacaacaacaacaacaacaacaacaacaaccaccacaacgacaacaacaacaacaacaacaaaaagaacaaccacaacaaccacaacaacaacaaccacaacaaccacaacaacaacgacaacaacaacaacaacaacaacaacgacaacaacaacaacaacaacaacaacaaaaacaacaacaacaacaacgacaacaacaacaacgacgacgacaacaacaacaacaacaacaacaagaacaagaacaaaaacaacgacgaccataacaacaacaacaacaacagcaacagcaacaacaacaaaaacaaaaacaacaagagcaacaccaACGCAAcagcaataagaacaacaacaagaaagcaacaaaaataacaacaacaacaagaagaacaacaacaagaagaacaacaacaaaaacaacaacaccaacaacaacaacaacaacaacaacaacaacaacaacaacaacaacaacaacaacaacaacaacaacaacaacaacaacaacaacaacaacgacaacgacaacaacaacaaaaaaacaacaacaataccaacaacagcaacggcagcagcagcagcagcaacaacaacaacaacaacaacaacaacaacacaacaacaacaacaacaacaacaacaacaacaccaccaccaacaacaacagcaacaacaccaacaccaccaccaacaacaacaacagcaacagcaacagcaacaacagcaacagcaacaacagcaacaacagcaacagcaacagcaacaacaacaacagcaacaacaacaacagacacaacaacaacaataacaacaacaacaacaacaacaacagcaacaacaacaacaacagcaacatcaacaacaacaccaacagcaaccacaacaccaaccgcaacaacaacaacaacaacaacaacaacaaaaacaacaccaacaacaacaccaccaccaacaacaacaacagcaacaacaacaacgacaacaacgacaacgacaacaacaacaacaacaacaacaacaacaaccacaacaacaacaaccacaacaacaacaacaacaacaacaacaacaacaacaacaacaacaacaaaaagaacaacaacaacaacaacaacaacaacgacgaaatcaacaacaacaacatcaacagcgacaacaaccacaacgacaacaacaacaacgataacaacgacaacaaatcaacaaaaacaccaacaacagcaacggcagcaacaacaacaacaacaacaacaacaacaccaacagcaaccacaacaccaaccgcaacaacaacaacaacaacaacaacaacaacgacaacaaaaacaacaccaacaacaacaccaccaccaacaacaacaacagcaacaacaacaacaacaacaacaacaacgacgacgacaacaacaacaacaacaacaacaacaacaacaacaacaacaacaacaacaacaacaaccacaacaacaacaaccacaaccacaacaacaacaacaaaaagaacaacaacaacaacgacgacgacgaaatcaacaacaacatcaacagcgacaacaaccacaacgacaacaacaacaacgataacaacgacaacaaatcaacaaaaacaccaacaacagcaacggcagcaacaacaacaacaacaacaacaacaacaacaacaacaacaacaataacaacaacaacaacaagaacaagaacaacaacaacaacaacaacaacaacaaccacaacaaaaacaacaacaacaacgacaacaacaacaacaacaacaaaaagaacaaccacaacaaccacaacaacaacaaccacaacaaccacaacaacaacaacaacaacaacaacaacaacaacaacaacaacaaaaacaaaaacaatgacaacaacaacaacaagaacaaaaataacaacaaaaacaacaacgacaacaacaacaacaacaacaactactactactactacaacagcaacaacaacaacaacaacaacaacaacaacaacaacaacaacaacaacaacaacaacaacaccaacaacaacaacaacaccaacaccaccaccaccaacaacaacagcaacagcaacaacagcaacagcaacaacagcaaacgcaacaacagcaacaacaacaacagcaacagcaacaacaacaaaaacaacaacaacaacaacaacaacaacagcaacaacaacaacaacaacaacaacaacaacaacaacaacaacaacaacaacaacaacaacaacgacaacgacaacaacaacaaaaaaacaacaacaataccaacaacagcaacggcagcagcagcagcagcagcaacaacaacaacaacaacaacaacaacaacaacaacaacaacaacaacaacaacatcaacagcaaccaacgcaacaacaacaacaacaacaacaacaacaacaacaacacaacaacaacaacaacaacaacaacaacaacaacaacaccaccaacaacaacaacagcaacaacaccaacaccaccaccaacaacaacaacagcaacagcaacagcaacaacaacaacaacagcaacagcaacaacagcaacagcaacagcaacaacaacaacagcaacaacaacaacagacacaacaacaacaacaacaacaacagcagcagcaacaacaacaacaacagcaacatcaacaacaacaccaacagcaaccacaacaccaaccgcaacaacaacaacaacaacaacaacaacaacaaaaacaacaccagcaacaacaccaccaccaacaacaacaacagcaacaacaacaacaacaacaacaacgacaacaacaacaacaacaacaacaacaacaacaacaacaaccacaacaacaacaaccacaacaacaacaacaacaacaacaacaacaaaaagaacgacaacaacaacaacaacgacgaaatcaacaacaacaacatcaacagcgacaacaaccacaacgacaacaacaacaacgataacaatgacaacaaatcaacaaaaacaccaacaacagcaacggcagcaacaacaacaacaacaacaacaacaacaacgacaacaaaaacaacaacaccaaccgcaacaacaacaacaacaacaacaacaacaacgacaacaaaaacaacaccaacaacaacaccaccaccaacaacaacaacagcaacaacaacaacaacaacgacgacaacaacaacaacaacaacaacaacaacaacaacaaccacaacaacaacaacaacaacaacaacaacaacaacaaaaagaacaacaacaacaacaacgacgacgaaatcaacaacaacaacatcaacagcgacaacaaccacaacgacaacaacaacaacgataacaacgacaacaaatcaacaaaaacaccaacaacagcaacggcagcaacaacaacaacaacaacaacaacaacaagaacaacaacaagaacaagaacaacaagaacaacaacaggaacaacaaccacaacaaaaacgacaacaacaacaacaacaacaacaaaaagaacaaccacaacaaccacaacaacaacaagaaccacaacaaccacaacaacaacaacaacaacaacaacaacaacaacaacaacaacaacaaaaacaaaaacaatgacaacaacaacaacaaaaacaaaaataacaacaaaaacaacaacgacaacaacaacaacaacaacaacaacaacaacaactactactactactacaacagcaacaacaacaacaacaacaacaacaacaacaacaacaacaacaacaacaacaccaacaacaacaacaacaacaccaacaccaccaccaccaacaacaacagcaacagcaacaacaacaacagcaatagcaacaacaacaacagcaacaacagcaacagcaacaacagcaacagcaacaacaacaaaaacaacaacaacaacaacaacaacaacagcagcaacaacaacaacaacaacaacaacaacaacaacaacgacgacaacgacaacaacaacaaaaaaacaacaacaataccaacaacagcaacggcagcagcagcagcagcaacaccaacaacaacaacaacaacaacaacaacaacaacaacaacagcaacaacaacaacatcaacagcaacaaccgcaacaacaacaacaacaacaacaacaacaacaacaacacaacaacaacaacaacaacaacaacaacaacaacaacaacaacaacaacaacaacaacaccaacaccaccaccaacaacaacaacagcaacagcaacagcaacaacagcaacagcaacaacagcaacaacagcaacagcaacagcaacaacagcaacagcaacaacaacaacagacacaacaacaacaacaacaacaacaacaacaacaacaacaacaacaacagcagcaacaacaacaacaacaacaacagcaacatcaacaacaacaccaacagcaaccacaacaccaaccgcaacaacaacaacaacaacaacaacaaaaacaacaccaacaacaacaacaacaccaccaacaacaacaacaacagcaacaacaacaacaacaacaacgacaacaacaacaacaacaacaacaacaacaacaacaacaacaacaacaacaacaacaacaaccacaacaacaacaacaacaacaacaacaacaaaaagaacaacaacaacaacaacaacaacgacgaaatcaacaacaacaatatcaacagcgacaacaaccacaacaacaacaacaacaacgataacaacgacaacaaatcaACAAAAAGaccaacaacagcaacggcaacaacaacaacaacaacaacggcaacaacaacaacaacaacaacaacaacaacaacaacaacaacaatcacaacaaaaacaacaacaacaacgacaacaacaacaacaacaaaaagaacaaccacaacaaccacaacaacaacaacaaccacaacaaccacaacaacaacaacaacaacaacaacaacaaaaacaaaaacaatgacaacaacaacaacaagaacaaaaataacaacaaaaacaacaacgacaacaacaacaacaacaacaactactactactactagtacaacagcaacaacaacaacaacaacaacaacaacaacaacaacaacacaacaacaacaacaacaacaacaacaacaacaacaacaccaccaccaacaacagcaacaacaacaccaacaccaccaccaacaacaacaacagcaacagcaacagcaacaacagcaacaacaacaacaacaacaacaacaacaacaacagcaacaacaacaacagcaacaacaacaacatcaacagcaacaaccgcaacaacaacaacaacaacaacaacaacaacaacaacacaacaacaacaacaacaacaacaacaacaacaacaacaacaacaacaacaacaacaacaacaacaacaccaccaacaacaacaacagcaacaacaccaacaccaccgccaacaacaacaacagcaacaacaacagcaacaacagcaacagcaacaacagcaacaacagcaacagcaacagcaacagcaacaacagcaacagcaacaacaacaacagacacaacaacaacaacaacaacaacaacaacaacaacaacaacaacagcagcaacaacaacaacaacaacagcaacatcaacaacaacaccaacagcaaccacaacaccaaccgcaacaacaacaacaacaacaacaacaaaaacaacaccaacaacaacaacaacaccaccaccaacaacaacaacagcaacaacaacaacaacaacaacaacaacgacaacaacaacaacaacaacaacaacaacaacaacaacaacaacaacaaccacaacaacaacaacaacaacaacaacaacaacaaaaagaacaacaacaacaacaacaacgacgaaatcaacaacaacaatatcaacagcgacaacaaccacaacgacaacaacaacaacgataacaacgacaacaaatcaACAAAAAGaccaacaacagcaacggcaacaacaacaacaacaacaacaacaacaacaacggcaacaac
This genomic stretch from Hordeum vulgare subsp. vulgare chromosome 6H, MorexV3_pseudomolecules_assembly, whole genome shotgun sequence harbors:
- the LOC123403327 gene encoding myb-like protein I, with the protein product NNNNNNDNNNNNNNNNNNNNNNNNNNNHNNNNNNNNNKKNNNNNNNNDEINNNNINSDNNHNNNNNNDNNDNNNNSNNNTNTTTNNNNSNSNSNNSNNNNNNNNNNNSNNNNSNNNNHRQQQQQQQQQQQQQQQQQQQQQQQQQQQQQQQQQQQQTQQQQQQQQQQQ